A DNA window from Iodobacter ciconiae contains the following coding sequences:
- the trhO gene encoding oxygen-dependent tRNA uridine(34) hydroxylase TrhO, producing MTQNQSEAIVVAALYKFVTLADFKALKELLLQSMLDNEVKGTLLLAFEGINGTVAGTRAGIDGLLAWLKSDARFIDLDHKESYCDEQPFYRSKVKLKKEIVTLGVPGVDPNQAVGTYVEPEDWNALISNPEVLLIDTRNDYEVAIGTFEGAIDPKTASFREFPDYIKQHFDPAKHKKVAMFCTGGIRCEKASSYMLGEGFEEVFHLKGGILKYLETVKQEESKWEGDCFVFDNRVTVRHDLSEGDFDLCHACRQPVSVSDRQSSHFVVGISCPHCWNSLSEKTRNSARERQKQIELAKKRNQPNPLGRNMRGKD from the coding sequence ATGACACAGAATCAATCAGAAGCCATTGTGGTGGCAGCTCTGTATAAATTTGTAACACTGGCCGATTTTAAAGCGCTTAAAGAGCTGCTTTTGCAATCCATGCTGGATAACGAAGTAAAAGGTACTTTGCTGCTGGCTTTTGAGGGCATTAATGGTACGGTGGCGGGGACTCGTGCCGGGATTGATGGCTTATTGGCATGGCTAAAAAGTGACGCTCGTTTTATCGATCTGGATCACAAAGAATCCTATTGTGATGAGCAGCCGTTTTACCGCAGCAAGGTTAAATTAAAGAAAGAAATCGTCACCTTAGGTGTGCCGGGCGTAGACCCTAATCAGGCTGTTGGTACCTATGTAGAGCCAGAGGATTGGAACGCGCTGATTAGCAATCCTGAAGTATTGCTGATCGATACACGCAACGATTATGAAGTGGCGATTGGTACGTTTGAGGGTGCAATTGACCCTAAAACAGCCAGCTTTCGCGAATTTCCAGATTATATTAAGCAGCATTTCGACCCTGCTAAACACAAGAAAGTCGCCATGTTTTGCACCGGCGGGATTCGTTGCGAAAAAGCCTCCAGCTATATGTTAGGGGAGGGCTTTGAAGAAGTTTTCCATCTGAAAGGTGGCATTCTTAAATACCTGGAAACGGTTAAGCAGGAAGAGAGCAAATGGGAGGGCGATTGCTTTGTGTTTGATAATCGCGTAACCGTACGCCACGATTTAAGCGAGGGTGATTTTGACCTTTGTCACGCCTGCCGTCAGCCCGTATCTGTGAGTGATCGTCAGTCTTCTCATTTTGTTGTCGGAATCAGTTGCCCGCACTGCTGGAATTCCCTGAGCGAAAAAACCAGAAATAGTGCGCGCGAGCGGCAAAAGCAGATTGAGCTGGCCAAAAAACGTAATCAGCCTAACCCGCTGGGGCGCAATATGCGGGGTAAGGATTAA
- a CDS encoding TonB-dependent receptor plug domain-containing protein — MKHPIIVGCLSCSLLSAHAKEAIDLGAMEVSSTTETASSSSPQPAATAYDSFDPLDTGLSVINRETIAAGYEGGTDFTGLLQNLPFVQMDTERQAGTAEAAQSLRPSDFSISGGNYYDNSILIDGVSATSIMDVSSKSKNDFNEVYGQTSQTLYVDTSLIGSVDVLDSNISARYGDFIGGVVDIKLRQPARKFGVSVSGGFQNDSMVSYRKSGNGEVTKEKPDFTKYQSSFSVDMPLSERLFVLASISRSESAVSYNMSENYGGNQFKTGDRSSNYLLKALYEYSDALSLEGQLVYSPYRSEHQPDNSINSLNLNRSDGLSAYVAANGVRGAGNWQHKLSYQLSDASREWDGDRFQWPSKAASVNWCDSTNCTEGGFGSLDQTQQDIAYHFTFNQPLAGGDLSLGSELRYTVARKQRPQDNRYYSGGKVMNSGVTANCAAGDPACRGDVVLTQYSDYAAYDAEVALFSQAVWAEYFRRIGAVELRAGARLNHDDFLGNLNLSPRVSANWSLFDDTYLTLGANRYYAANMVGYAIRSQYPDSYFYRRSVNTTNGEVGSWALGSTSRSTDYGQGDLKTPYSDELTAALTFPAPLDGHFRVKGVYRQNRDGFANSQRDKVSFEPGDGSKSTTTTLYTLTNDGKSDYKGLALEWQGQVERHSFNANITWSKTKTFGDTSSYFDYTDPQEQVYYQGRVIGMDELYALNERSNFAAPIRAAAGWTARWSTQLQTNASLNYRGGYDFLGDSGNDVKVDGSSYDRYEQITIGSFTTVNLNARYLLPKWQQHLMSVDVRVSNVFNRTPEIASNSSSASYRLGRSVWLGLNCSY, encoded by the coding sequence ATGAAGCACCCCATCATTGTTGGTTGTCTAAGCTGCAGTTTATTGAGTGCCCACGCGAAGGAGGCCATCGATTTAGGGGCCATGGAAGTGAGCAGCACTACAGAGACTGCGAGCTCAAGTAGCCCACAACCTGCTGCTACGGCTTATGACAGTTTCGATCCTCTTGATACCGGCTTAAGTGTGATCAATCGCGAAACTATTGCCGCTGGCTATGAAGGGGGGACGGATTTTACCGGCTTATTACAAAACTTGCCGTTTGTGCAAATGGATACTGAACGCCAGGCGGGTACAGCTGAAGCTGCGCAGTCACTGCGGCCATCTGATTTTTCAATCTCTGGCGGCAATTACTATGACAATAGCATTTTGATTGATGGTGTCAGTGCTACCTCGATCATGGATGTTTCATCCAAATCGAAAAATGATTTTAATGAAGTATATGGTCAAACTTCCCAGACACTTTATGTAGATACATCCTTAATCGGCAGCGTAGACGTACTCGACTCCAACATTTCGGCCCGCTATGGCGACTTTATCGGAGGGGTTGTCGATATCAAGTTACGTCAGCCGGCACGCAAGTTCGGCGTTTCGGTTAGTGGAGGCTTTCAAAACGATAGTATGGTTAGTTACCGCAAATCTGGTAATGGTGAAGTAACTAAAGAAAAACCTGACTTTACTAAATACCAGAGTTCGTTCTCTGTCGATATGCCGCTGAGTGAGCGTTTATTTGTTCTGGCATCTATCAGCCGCTCAGAATCTGCTGTGTCTTATAACATGAGCGAAAACTACGGTGGCAATCAATTTAAAACAGGGGATCGTAGCAGTAATTATTTATTAAAAGCTCTATATGAGTACAGCGATGCTCTAAGTCTGGAAGGCCAACTGGTTTATAGTCCTTATCGCAGCGAGCACCAACCAGATAACAGTATCAACAGCCTAAACCTTAACCGCAGTGATGGCTTGTCTGCTTATGTGGCGGCTAATGGTGTGCGGGGAGCTGGCAATTGGCAACACAAGCTCTCTTACCAGTTGTCAGATGCAAGCCGGGAGTGGGATGGCGATCGCTTCCAGTGGCCCTCGAAAGCGGCTTCGGTGAACTGGTGTGACAGTACCAACTGTACCGAGGGAGGCTTTGGTTCACTGGATCAGACCCAGCAAGACATAGCCTATCACTTTACCTTTAATCAGCCGCTGGCTGGGGGTGATTTGAGTCTTGGGTCGGAACTGCGTTATACCGTAGCGCGTAAGCAACGGCCTCAAGACAACCGTTACTACAGTGGTGGTAAGGTGATGAACAGCGGCGTCACTGCTAACTGTGCCGCAGGTGATCCGGCTTGCCGTGGTGATGTGGTGCTGACTCAATACAGTGACTACGCCGCTTATGATGCGGAGGTAGCATTATTTAGTCAGGCCGTGTGGGCGGAGTATTTTCGCAGGATTGGTGCGGTGGAGTTGCGAGCAGGTGCCCGTTTGAATCATGATGATTTCTTGGGCAATCTCAATCTTTCCCCACGCGTAAGTGCCAACTGGTCATTGTTTGATGATACCTATTTGACACTGGGGGCTAATCGTTATTACGCAGCTAACATGGTTGGTTATGCGATTCGTTCCCAGTATCCCGACAGTTATTTCTATCGGCGCTCTGTAAATACTACTAATGGCGAGGTAGGAAGTTGGGCGTTGGGTAGTACAAGTCGAAGTACTGACTATGGCCAAGGCGATCTGAAAACGCCCTATAGTGATGAACTCACAGCAGCACTGACCTTCCCGGCTCCGCTGGACGGCCATTTCCGGGTTAAGGGGGTTTATCGCCAGAACCGGGATGGCTTTGCCAATAGCCAACGAGACAAAGTCTCGTTTGAACCGGGGGATGGCAGTAAATCCACTACTACGACTCTCTATACTCTGACCAATGATGGCAAGAGTGACTACAAGGGGTTGGCGTTGGAGTGGCAAGGGCAGGTTGAGCGCCATAGCTTTAACGCCAATATCACCTGGTCCAAGACCAAGACCTTTGGCGATACGAGCAGTTACTTTGATTATACCGACCCACAAGAGCAAGTTTATTACCAGGGCCGGGTGATCGGTATGGATGAGTTGTATGCTCTAAATGAGCGTAGTAACTTTGCTGCTCCCATTCGTGCCGCGGCAGGCTGGACTGCCCGCTGGAGTACGCAATTGCAGACCAATGCCTCACTGAACTACCGCGGTGGGTATGATTTTCTTGGTGATAGCGGTAATGATGTGAAGGTTGATGGCAGCTCTTATGATCGTTATGAGCAGATTACTATCGGCTCCTTTACTACCGTGAACCTCAATGCCCGTTATCTATTGCCAAAGTGGCAACAGCATTTGATGAGTGTGGATGTTCGGGTGAGCAACGTGTTTAACCGCACACCAGAGATTGCTAGTAACAGCAGCTCTGCCAGTTATCGGCTGGGTCGTTCAGTCTGGTTGGGGCTAAATTGCAGCTACTAA
- a CDS encoding M16 family metallopeptidase: MTSLLLRCLPFIVISSFSAPPLVTHAYADEPGLTWAPELIQGQLANGLRYVAYPSSQKSDPFNLRLIVQAGAIDETGPSGVAHAVEHMVFRETHAHPQTVHRYLAQLGWKTGLQVNAVTGLAHTQYMIRTRPDDALNLDGAMALLSQLALHPTFTEQSWQQERQIITEEMRQGENVASRINSQKKAITRNGSRYVERTSIGTGADLARISTADLQQFYQRHYRPANMLLVVAGHLDKATLKQTIERHFGQPDNSQATPRPYLDLPLNKQLYIGKIQDPKGTSSRVAMGMRTAQASRDTLTGKQQSLENYFLRRLLRDHVRRRAQALPAGISNWSMVMDEPTPARLTLAMAANTHDYHQGLMFVLQEQAYLRQHGLDQTLLDELKQGAYKQIASYPQQLAKRQFAQWEDKITEALLHSGPIQSTERYQQHTRQWLDALTIEQLNERLRTLLDAEDRFAYFQIPGGKSFTLPSAAAIHTWQTQANSSELATLPTRPLASNKLVVSTAPAIKAPTLPALKFPAASTDLGLPQRDPQQPVVRWQLANGDEIVWLNRRTQGGQILVRAQAQGGYQNSRYASLDSQTAVQIWQQSGFDFWSQQQNQAYFNDKQQPHWSWELKGDHLDLAAIVRPGQLPALLTEYGHYLQAGRIADYVLAEVRPQVEQARRHKLSAQANAWQTMQQSGLASHPVAPRLASLTQPAQLGTIANAHLQAPTRFYLVGELAEDEVTNLIQTYLTPIKRQPALDPLPHPIYAGQQQTNIIDSTASGARIRVETRQQMNWTPEQAFVLSSLNPVAQEALKEELRLKRAGVYSVRFEMKLDRASQQLISELSFSCAPERAEELQQAALHILSKLDERLDEQRLVRLSKDIEFAEQYRLQDDNTWLHRMILSHQAYGDMRYLSAMPSLARQIRLTELKSIAKNLFAKPNAITLISRPAPHITQE, encoded by the coding sequence ATGACCTCTCTTCTATTGCGCTGCTTACCTTTTATTGTAATTTCTTCGTTTAGTGCCCCCCCTTTGGTCACACATGCTTATGCCGACGAACCCGGATTAACCTGGGCTCCCGAGCTTATCCAAGGGCAATTAGCTAATGGCCTGCGTTATGTGGCGTATCCCAGTTCGCAAAAAAGCGACCCATTTAACCTGCGCCTCATCGTACAAGCCGGAGCAATCGATGAAACAGGCCCCAGTGGCGTCGCTCATGCTGTAGAGCACATGGTATTTCGTGAAACTCATGCTCACCCTCAGACCGTACACCGTTATCTGGCCCAGCTAGGCTGGAAAACCGGCCTGCAGGTAAATGCCGTCACCGGACTGGCACACACTCAATATATGATCCGCACACGCCCGGACGATGCACTAAATCTGGACGGAGCCATGGCTCTACTTAGCCAGCTCGCCTTGCACCCCACCTTTACCGAGCAGAGCTGGCAGCAAGAACGACAAATCATCACCGAAGAGATGCGCCAGGGTGAAAACGTCGCCTCCCGTATCAATAGCCAAAAAAAAGCAATCACCCGCAACGGCTCACGCTATGTCGAGCGCACCAGCATTGGCACTGGTGCAGACCTGGCGCGGATCAGTACTGCAGATCTGCAGCAGTTTTATCAACGTCACTATCGCCCGGCCAACATGCTATTAGTAGTCGCAGGGCATCTTGACAAAGCCACGCTGAAACAGACGATCGAACGTCACTTTGGCCAGCCAGACAACTCCCAAGCAACACCACGCCCCTATCTCGACCTACCGCTCAACAAGCAGTTGTATATTGGTAAGATTCAAGATCCCAAAGGCACCAGCAGCCGTGTTGCAATGGGAATGCGCACAGCCCAGGCCAGCCGTGACACCCTGACCGGCAAGCAGCAATCTCTTGAGAACTACTTTCTGCGTCGTCTGCTACGTGACCATGTCCGCCGTCGGGCTCAGGCCCTGCCTGCAGGGATCAGCAACTGGAGCATGGTAATGGATGAACCAACCCCTGCCAGGCTGACGCTGGCAATGGCGGCCAATACCCATGACTATCACCAAGGATTGATGTTTGTGCTGCAAGAGCAAGCCTATTTGCGCCAGCACGGCCTCGATCAAACCTTACTCGATGAACTCAAGCAGGGAGCCTATAAGCAGATTGCCAGCTATCCCCAACAACTTGCCAAGCGTCAGTTTGCTCAGTGGGAAGACAAGATCACCGAAGCCCTGCTCCATTCAGGCCCCATTCAATCCACTGAACGCTATCAGCAGCACACCCGCCAATGGCTGGATGCGCTAACCATTGAGCAGCTCAACGAGCGACTACGCACCCTGCTCGATGCCGAAGACCGCTTCGCCTATTTTCAAATCCCCGGAGGTAAATCGTTCACCTTACCTAGTGCTGCGGCAATCCACACATGGCAAACGCAAGCTAACTCCAGTGAGTTAGCAACCCTGCCCACCCGTCCGCTCGCCAGCAACAAACTCGTGGTCAGCACGGCACCAGCCATCAAGGCTCCAACCCTTCCCGCCCTGAAATTTCCAGCTGCAAGCACTGACCTCGGCCTGCCCCAGCGCGATCCTCAGCAACCAGTAGTGCGCTGGCAACTGGCCAATGGGGATGAAATCGTCTGGCTAAACCGCCGTACCCAAGGAGGTCAAATACTGGTGCGTGCCCAGGCACAAGGAGGTTATCAGAACAGTCGCTACGCCAGCCTCGATAGCCAGACAGCGGTGCAGATTTGGCAGCAAAGTGGCTTTGACTTCTGGTCACAGCAGCAAAATCAGGCCTATTTCAACGACAAGCAACAACCACACTGGTCATGGGAACTCAAAGGTGATCACCTTGATCTGGCAGCCATAGTGCGCCCCGGCCAACTACCGGCGCTGCTAACCGAGTATGGCCACTATCTGCAAGCCGGCCGTATTGCCGACTATGTGCTGGCCGAGGTGCGCCCCCAGGTAGAACAGGCGCGCCGACATAAACTTTCAGCTCAAGCCAATGCCTGGCAAACCATGCAGCAATCAGGGCTCGCCTCCCATCCCGTGGCACCGCGTCTTGCCAGCCTCACCCAACCGGCACAGCTGGGCACCATTGCCAACGCACACCTGCAGGCCCCGACCCGCTTCTATCTAGTGGGAGAGCTGGCAGAAGATGAGGTCACTAATCTGATACAAACCTATCTAACCCCCATCAAACGTCAGCCGGCACTTGACCCGCTGCCCCACCCGATATACGCCGGGCAACAACAGACAAACATCATCGATTCAACAGCCAGCGGTGCACGGATTCGGGTCGAAACCCGGCAACAGATGAACTGGACTCCCGAGCAGGCGTTCGTGCTATCCAGCCTCAATCCAGTCGCCCAAGAGGCGCTTAAAGAAGAATTGAGACTCAAACGGGCTGGAGTCTATAGCGTTCGCTTTGAAATGAAACTCGATCGTGCCAGCCAACAGCTGATCAGTGAACTGAGCTTCAGTTGTGCCCCGGAGAGGGCCGAAGAGCTGCAACAAGCAGCCTTGCACATCCTGAGCAAGTTGGATGAACGTCTTGATGAGCAACGCCTGGTGCGGCTAAGCAAAGATATCGAGTTTGCCGAGCAATACCGCTTGCAAGACGACAACACCTGGCTGCACCGGATGATTTTAAGCCACCAGGCTTATGGTGATATGCGTTACCTCTCCGCCATGCCCTCCCTGGCGCGGCAGATCCGGCTGACAGAGCTGAAATCCATCGCAAAAAACCTGTTTGCCAAGCCCAATGCCATCACCCTTATTAGCCGGCCTGCGCCACACATAACCCAGGAGTAA